CGCGCCCGCTGCACGTGTTCGACGCCAGGAAGGTGAAGGGCAATCTCGTGGTGCGGCACGCCCGCGACGGCGAAACGCTGCTCGCGCTCGACGGCCGCACCTACAATCTCGATCCCTCGATCTGCGTCATTGCCGACGAGCACGGCGTCGAATCGCTCGCTGGCATCATGGGCGGCGAGGCCTCGGGCTGCGACGAAAACACCACCGACGTGCTGATCGAGTCGGCGCTGTGGAACGAGATCAACATCGCCCAGACCGGCCGCAAGCTCGGCATCAACTCCGATGCGCGCTACCGCTTCGAGCGCGGCGTCGATCCGGCCTTCATGGTGCCAGGGCTCGAGCTCGCCACGAAACTCGTGATGGAGATGTGCGGCGGGACGCCATCGGAGAACGTCGTGGTCGGCAAGGCCTTCGGCGATGACCGCATCATCGACTTCCCCGTGACCGAGGTGAAGCGCCTGTCCGGCATCGAGGTGCCGATGCCGGAGATGAAGCGCATCCTCACCCACCTCGGCTTCATGATGGCGGGCCCCGGCCCGCTCGTGAAGGTCGCGGTGCCATCGTGGCGCTCCGACGTGCATGGCAAGGCTGACCTCGTCGAGGAAGTCGTCCGCATCTACGGCGTCGACAAGGTGCCGATGACGCCGTTCGAGCGTGGCGAAGACGCCCGCAAATCTGTGCTGACGCCGCTCCAGCTCCGTACTCGCCGCGCACGGCGCGCGCTCGCGAGCCGCGGTATGACCGAGGCCGTGACGTGGTCGTTCATCACCAAGCCCGCGGCCGAGCTCTTCGGCGGCGGCCAGCGCGAGCTCGAAGTCGCCAACCCGATCGCGGCCGACCTCTCCGACATGCGGCCGAGCCTGTTGCCGGGCCTGGTCGCCGCGGCACAGGCCAATGCCGACCGCGGCTATGGCGACGTCGTGCTGTTCGAGGTCGGACAGGTCTTCAAGGGCGATCGTCCGCAGGATCAGTTCATGGCGGCGAGCGGCGTGCGGCGCGGCCTTGCATCGTCGGAAGGATCGGGACGGCACTGGTCGGGCTCGGCGCAGACCGACGTGTTCGACGCCAAGTCCGATGCGCTCGCGGTGCTGGCTGCGGCCGGCGCCCCGATGCAGGCGCTGCAGATCGTCGCCGGCGGTCCCGCCTGGCTGCATCCGGGCCGCTCCGGCACGATCCAGATCGGGCCGCAGAACGTGCTCGGATACTTCGGCGAGATGCATCCGCGCGCGCTGGAGGCGCTCGGCGCCGACGGCCCGCTTGTCGTGTTCGAGGTCACCCTCGACCGCATTCCGGAAGCCAAGAAGAAGCCGACCCGCGCCAAGCCGCTGATCGAGCTGTCGGCATTTCAGCCCGTGTCACGCGACTTCGCCTTCATCGTCGACCGCACCGTGAAGGCCGGCGACATCGTCCGCGCCGCGCAAGGCGTCGACAAGAAGCTGATCACCGGCGTCATCGTGTTCGACGTCTATGAAGGCAAGGGCATCGACGACGGCAAGAAGTCTGTTGGCATCGCGGTGACGATCCAGCCGCGCGAGAAGACGCTGACCGACCAGGAAATCGAGGCCGTCGCCGCGAAGATCGTGGCTGAGGTCACGAAGAAGACGGGCGGCACGTTGAGAGCATGACGCCGAAAGGTGTGAAGCCGCTTTCGGACAACGTCATGCTCGAGAGACATGGAGCATGACGCTTACGGACTTCCTTCCCAGGGACGTCAGTCTCACCATCGCGATGGCGCTCTGCGCCATCGCTTTCGTTTCGGGCACCGCGCGCGGCTTCTCCGGCTTCGGCTCGGCACTGATCTTCATGCCGCTGGCGAGCAGCGTCGCGGCGCCGCGGCTGGTTGCGGCACTACTTCTCGTCATCGATTTCGTCGCGGCCGCGCCGCTGCTGCCCGACGCGTGGCGCAAGGCGGACCGCAAGGCGACCGCGGTGATCGTGCTGGGCGCCCTGGTCGGCGTGCCCGTCGGCACCTATTTCCTCAACGTGCTCGAGCCCGTCACCACGCGCTGGATCATCTCCTGCTTCGTCGCCGCGCTGCTTCTGCTGCTGCTGTCGGGCTGGCGCTATCGTGGCAAGGACCACGTGTGGCTCTCGATTGGTATCGGCGGTCTCTCCGGCTTCTGTAGCGGGCTGGCCCAGACCGGCGGGCCGCCGATCGTCGGCTATTGGCTCGGCCGCCCCATCGCCTCGATCGTCGCCCGCGCCAACATCCTGCTGTTCTTCGGCGCCTCGGACTTCTTCTCGATGGTCAGCTATGCCACGACCGGCCTGATCTCGCGCGAGTCGCTGGTGCTGTCACTGATCGTCGGGCCGGTCTACGCGATCGGCGTCGCCTTCGGCGCATCGCTGTTCGGTCGCGCCAGCGAGACGATCTTCCGCAGGATCTGCTACGCTCTGATCGCAATCGCGGTCATCACCGGGCTGCCGGTGCTGGACGGGATTTTGCGGTAGCTCTCGTCACCGCCGTGGTGCGCGGCGCTTCTTCGTCGATTGCGTCGGCACGTCGGCCGGCTCGGCCTTCAGCGCACCGATCTTGCGCAGCGCGGCGTCCGCGGCGCGCTCGCCGCTGTCCCAGGCGCCGTCGACCGTGCCCCACAGCGTGTCATGCGTGGCTTCGCCGGCGAGGAACATGTTGCCGATCGGCTCGGTCAAAACTCTTCGCGCGAGTTGTCCGCCGGGCGAGGCCGCCGACATCGCGCCCATGACATAGGGCGAGGCGTTCCAGCGCGTCACCGCGGTCTTCTGCACGGCGGCCGCCGCCTCGCTGCCGAACAGTTTTGTGATCCACTCCTTCGCGAATGCCGTCATCGCCTTCTCGCCCTGCTCGGCGAGATCGCGGCCGAACGAGCCGCCGACGTCGATCGAGCACAGCGAGGATCCCCCGATATTGGCGTACATCAGTGCGGTGCGCGTCGAAGTGCTCTGCTCGACGAGAACATCGTCGCGCGCGAGGCCCAGCGGGTTGCCTGGCAGCTGCAGCACGATGCGATCGTAGCTGCCGAGGGTGAGCTTCGATACCGCATCGAGCGTGCGCTTGGGAATGTCGGGCGCGAACTTGAGCGCACCCGACGTCAGCACATTGGTCGATACCGTGACGATGGCCGCGCGCGCGGCGATCTTGCCGGATGGCGTCTCCACGCTGACGTCGCGGTTGCTCCAGGCGATGCGGCTGGCCGGCGTCGAAAGCACCGTCGGCACCTGCTCGCCGAGCCTGGCGATCAACGTGCCCAGACCCTGGCGGCAGGCGATCGGGGCATTGCGGTCCTGCGCGCGCGCCTTGTCGATCGCCGACAGCTCCTTCAGATCCTTGCCGGCAAAGCTCGCGCCGAGGACGAATTCGGCGGCCCCCGCCCAGTCGCCGAGATCCTTCGGCAGCACAGACGCGCAGGAGGTATCGAGCTTGCCGCGCGCGGCCTCGTCGATGGCACGGTTGGTGCGCACCAGTGCCGCCAGAAACTCCTCGGTCTCGCCCGCGCGCGCATTGCGGCGGCCGATGCGCATCTTCTGACCCGACGGTGCAGGGGACACATCGAGCCCGGCACTGCGCGCGAGCCGGATCATCGGATTGGTGTCGGGATTGTGCATCCAGCGTGCGCCGCGATCGAACGGCACGTCGAAGGTGGTCGTATCCGTGATGCAGCGCCCGCCGACTTGCGACGCCGCCTCCACCACCACGACCTTGCGATTGGCTGCCATGACGCGCCGCGCTGCAGCGATGCCGGCCGCTCCCGCACCGATCACGACAATGTCAGCCTCGCGCGGCAGGGGTGCGGCCGTTGCGCGCAGGACCGGCGCTGCGGCAAAGGCTGCCGACGCCGATAGGAAGCTGCGGCGCGTGATTGTCATGTCATGGTTTCCGGGGACTTGCAGCGAACGGGAACAGCCAGCGAACCTTGCCGTATCTGATGTTGCGCAGCAACCATCATGGTGAATCAATCGTGCTCGACCTCACAGACCCATGAACCGAATTGCAACAGGTTTCGACCATGATACAGATGGAAAAAAGATGGCCAGAAAGGCCCGGGGGAGTTCATGGGGACGGTCCTAGATTCAGTCGGCAAATTGATAGCCGCGTACCTCTCGAAGGAGGTGCCGGGCTACGAGCCGTTCACGCCGAGCGACCCCGAGCACCTGCGCGGCGTGATCCAGCCCGGCGACGTCATGCTGGTCGAGGGCAACAACCGCATCTCCGGCATCATCAAATATCTGACGCAGTCGACCTGGTCGCATGCCGCGCTCTATGTCGGCCCGGTCGAAGGCGCGCAGGAGCCTGATGGCGAGCCGCATGTGCTGATCGAGGCCAATATCGGCGAGGGCGTCACCTCCGCCCCGCTGTCGAAATATTTCCCCTATCACACCCGACTCTGCCGCCCGGTCGGGCTCTCCTACGAGGATCGCACCACCGTGTGCCGCTATGCGATCAACCGCATCGGCTTCGGCTACGACACCAAGAACATCATCGACCTGATGCGCTTCCTGTTCCCGCTGCCGGTGCCGCAGCGCTGGCGGCGGCGCATGATCGCGATCGGCTCGGGCGATCCGACCAAGATCATCTGTTCGGCGCTGATCGCGCAGGCCTTCGACGCCGTGCGCTATCCGATCCTGCCGAAGATCACCAAGGCCGGCAGCCGCGCCGCGCGCCGCGAGATCCTGCACATCCGCGACTCCTCGCTCTACATGCCCCGCGACTTCGACATCTCGCCCTACTTCGAAGTCGTCAAACCCACCATCGTGCACGGCTTCGACTACACAGCCTTGCACTGGGCCGACAAGCAAAAGCCGCTCGAGGAGGTAGCGGGCTCATTCGGTGTGTTTCCAGAAACGGTCAGTTCGCCGCCGCTCGTTCCTGAAGCGATTGACGAAGAAGCGCCGGCTGAGGTTTCGGCTGAGCAAATGAGCGCCGCGCATGTCTCGTTACTGAAGAAGCTGGCGATGTATCGCCCGCGGCGCCGAGGTCGGACGAGAGAGCGGGCGGCATAGCTCTGCCGTCTCCTGGCGAAGGCCAGGACCCATCACTCCAATTGGCAGATTGCGAAGATTCGGCGTGCGGTACGGCTACCGGACGCAATTGATGGATTCCGCGGGATGGTGCTGGCTTGCGCCAGACGACGGAAGAACCTACCGCTCCGCCCTGCCAATCACCGCCATCAGCTCCGCGATCTTCTCGCGCTGATCCGCCTTGTCGCCGCTCGCAATCGCGTGCTCGACGCAGTGCGCGACGTGGTCCTTCAAGACCTCTTCCTCGACCCGGCGCAGTGCGGCGCGCACCGCCGAGATCTGCGTGACGATGTCGATGCAATAGCGGTCTTCCTCTACCATTTTCGACAGGCCACGAACCTGGCCCTCGATCCGGCCGAGACGTTTTCCGACGGAAGCCTTGATGTCCTTGCGCATGACCTCTATATACCCCTACCGGGTATAGGTTACAAGGCCGGAGTGCAGGAATGAGCGACACGAACCACAGCCATCATCACCGGAACACGCAGTCCGGATGCGGCTGCTCCACCAAGATCGCGGCGACCGCGCCCAAGCCCGCCGTCTCGTCCTGCTGCGGCGGTCACGGCGATCATGCTCAGCATCACGGTCATGACCACGGCGCGACAAAGGTGCTCGATCCCGTCTGCGGCATGACGGTCGATCCCGCGACCTCGAAGCATCGCTTCGAGCACCACGGCGAGACTTTCCATTTCTGCTCCGCCGGCTGCCGCGCCAAGTTTGCCGCCGATCCCGCCAAGTACCTCTCAAAGGACAAGGCGTCCGAGCCGGCGATGCCTGAAGGTACGATCTACACCTGCCCGATGCATCCGGAGATCCGCCAGGTCGGACCCGGCAGCTGCCCGATCTGCGGCATGGCGCTCGAGCCGGAAGTCGCGAGCCTGGAGACCGGACCCAATCCGGAACTCGCCGACATGACGCGGCGGTTCTGGATCGGCGGTACGCTGGCACTGCCAGCCGTCGTACTGGAAATGGGCGGCCATCTCGCGGGGCCGCACAACTGGATCGATCCGACATTGTCGAACTGGATCCAGCTCGTGTTCGCCACGCCCGTCGTGCTGTGGGCCGGCTGGCCGTTCCTGGTGCGCGGCTGGCAGTCGCTGCTGACGCGCAACCTCAACATGTTCACGCTGATCGCGATGGGTACCGGCGTTGCCTATGTCTACAGCCTGATCGGCACCATCGCGCCGCAGATCTTCCCCGCCACCTTCCGCGGCCACGGAGGCGCAGTCGCCGTCTATTTCGAAGCGGCCGCCGTCATCACCGTTCTGGTCCTGCTCGGCCAGGTGCTGGAACTGCGCGCCCGCGATGCGACGTCGGGCGCGATCAAGGCGCTGCTCCAGCTCGCGCCGAAAACCGCGCGGCGCGTCGATGCCGATGGCTCCGAGCACGAGGTCGAGATCGATACGCTTCGCGCGGATGACCGCTTGCGCGTCCGTCCCGGTGAGAAAGTGCCAGTCGATGGCGTAATCCTCGAGGGTCGCTCCTCGCTCGATGAATCGCTCGTCACGGGCGAATCGATGCCCGTCACCAAGGAGGCCGGCGCCAAGGTGAT
The genomic region above belongs to Bradyrhizobium sp. CCBAU 53338 and contains:
- the pheT gene encoding phenylalanine--tRNA ligase subunit beta; translation: MKFTLSWLKDHLDTDESLEKLADKLTMIGLEVENIEDKAKALKPFTIAKVISAEQHPNADRLRVCMVDTGDGGAAVQVVCGAPNARAGLVSVFSPPGTYIPGKDITLGVGTIRGVESRGMLCSAAELQISNDHDGIMELPADAPIGAGYAEWAALGDPVIEINLTPNRQDCTGVHGIARDLAAADMGKFKDPTVKPIKGEFPCPVKVTVEDARLCPGFALRLIRGVKNGPSPDWLQKRLTAIGLRPINALVDITNFMTYDRARPLHVFDARKVKGNLVVRHARDGETLLALDGRTYNLDPSICVIADEHGVESLAGIMGGEASGCDENTTDVLIESALWNEINIAQTGRKLGINSDARYRFERGVDPAFMVPGLELATKLVMEMCGGTPSENVVVGKAFGDDRIIDFPVTEVKRLSGIEVPMPEMKRILTHLGFMMAGPGPLVKVAVPSWRSDVHGKADLVEEVVRIYGVDKVPMTPFERGEDARKSVLTPLQLRTRRARRALASRGMTEAVTWSFITKPAAELFGGGQRELEVANPIAADLSDMRPSLLPGLVAAAQANADRGYGDVVLFEVGQVFKGDRPQDQFMAASGVRRGLASSEGSGRHWSGSAQTDVFDAKSDALAVLAAAGAPMQALQIVAGGPAWLHPGRSGTIQIGPQNVLGYFGEMHPRALEALGADGPLVVFEVTLDRIPEAKKKPTRAKPLIELSAFQPVSRDFAFIVDRTVKAGDIVRAAQGVDKKLITGVIVFDVYEGKGIDDGKKSVGIAVTIQPREKTLTDQEIEAVAAKIVAEVTKKTGGTLRA
- a CDS encoding sulfite exporter TauE/SafE family protein is translated as MTLTDFLPRDVSLTIAMALCAIAFVSGTARGFSGFGSALIFMPLASSVAAPRLVAALLLVIDFVAAAPLLPDAWRKADRKATAVIVLGALVGVPVGTYFLNVLEPVTTRWIISCFVAALLLLLLSGWRYRGKDHVWLSIGIGGLSGFCSGLAQTGGPPIVGYWLGRPIASIVARANILLFFGASDFFSMVSYATTGLISRESLVLSLIVGPVYAIGVAFGASLFGRASETIFRRICYALIAIAVITGLPVLDGILR
- a CDS encoding NAD(P)/FAD-dependent oxidoreductase, whose amino-acid sequence is MTITRRSFLSASAAFAAAPVLRATAAPLPREADIVVIGAGAAGIAAARRVMAANRKVVVVEAASQVGGRCITDTTTFDVPFDRGARWMHNPDTNPMIRLARSAGLDVSPAPSGQKMRIGRRNARAGETEEFLAALVRTNRAIDEAARGKLDTSCASVLPKDLGDWAGAAEFVLGASFAGKDLKELSAIDKARAQDRNAPIACRQGLGTLIARLGEQVPTVLSTPASRIAWSNRDVSVETPSGKIAARAAIVTVSTNVLTSGALKFAPDIPKRTLDAVSKLTLGSYDRIVLQLPGNPLGLARDDVLVEQSTSTRTALMYANIGGSSLCSIDVGGSFGRDLAEQGEKAMTAFAKEWITKLFGSEAAAAVQKTAVTRWNASPYVMGAMSAASPGGQLARRVLTEPIGNMFLAGEATHDTLWGTVDGAWDSGERAADAALRKIGALKAEPADVPTQSTKKRRAPRR
- a CDS encoding YiiX/YebB-like N1pC/P60 family cysteine hydrolase, coding for MGTVLDSVGKLIAAYLSKEVPGYEPFTPSDPEHLRGVIQPGDVMLVEGNNRISGIIKYLTQSTWSHAALYVGPVEGAQEPDGEPHVLIEANIGEGVTSAPLSKYFPYHTRLCRPVGLSYEDRTTVCRYAINRIGFGYDTKNIIDLMRFLFPLPVPQRWRRRMIAIGSGDPTKIICSALIAQAFDAVRYPILPKITKAGSRAARREILHIRDSSLYMPRDFDISPYFEVVKPTIVHGFDYTALHWADKQKPLEEVAGSFGVFPETVSSPPLVPEAIDEEAPAEVSAEQMSAAHVSLLKKLAMYRPRRRGRTRERAA
- a CDS encoding metal-sensitive transcriptional regulator gives rise to the protein MRKDIKASVGKRLGRIEGQVRGLSKMVEEDRYCIDIVTQISAVRAALRRVEEEVLKDHVAHCVEHAIASGDKADQREKIAELMAVIGRAER